A genomic stretch from Anoplopoma fimbria isolate UVic2021 breed Golden Eagle Sablefish chromosome 8, Afim_UVic_2022, whole genome shotgun sequence includes:
- the atpaf1 gene encoding ATP synthase mitochondrial F1 complex assembly factor 1: MQDGGDGKMAAAVVQMACLYRGMLAVRATGIRTMIPGLVPSQFRAFSLRKEPELEENPYFSKYQDKIQKLRSAKPQEYKAKIENRHEAKKDVLGHSKQAEFVRLMEQELEKKEKMAASDGASGGFTKNKTLGSILDLEKIRDMKAEEIAELWMKYYSTKDTISAVIPTRLYEVILSRSESCKMFLYALPQREGYEFFLGQWSGHELHFTSLINVQTIGEHAPSQLILYHYPDLKDEKGVVLMTAELDPKFITVHQAQCLANQVQLFYGTQREETYRLVETFNRQPADFKHMLVIAELEQSGLGSAEASGGS; encoded by the exons ATGCAGGACGGAGGCGATGGAAAGATGGCGGCGGCCGTGGTGCAAATGGCATGTTTGTACCGGGGGATGTTAGCGGTCAGGGCCACTGGCATTAGAACGATGATCCCCGGGCTGGTCCCGTCGCAATTCCGAGCCTTCTCGCTGCGGAAGGAGCCGGAACTGGAGGAGAACCCGTACTTCAGCAAGTACCAGGACAAGATCCAGAAGCTTCGCAG CGCCAAACCACAGGAGTACAAAGCCAAAATCGAGAACCGGCATGAGGCCAAGAAGGATGTGCTGGGACACTCAAAGCAGGCGGAGTTCGTCAGGCTCATGGAGCAGGAG ttggagaaaaaggaaaagatggcTGCCAGTGATGGAGCATCAGGAGGTTTCACAAAGAACAAG ACACTGGGCTCCATCCTCGACCTGGAGAAGATCAGGGACATGAAAGCCGAGGAGATTGCTGAG CTTTGGATGAAATATTATTCAACCAAAGACACAATCAGCGCCGTCATCCCG ACACGGTTGTACGAGGTGATTTTGAGCAGATCAGAGTCGTGCAAGATG TTCCTCTACGCTTTGCCTCAGCGGGAGGGTTATGAGTTCTTCTTGGGTCAGTGGTCCGGACACGAGCTCCACTTCACCTCCCTCATCAACGTCCAG ACGATAGGCGAACACGCTCCCAGTCAGCTGATCCTCTACCACTACCCGGACCTGAAGGATGAAAAGGGTGTGGTCCTCATGACTGCCGAGCTCGACCCCAAGTTCATA ACCGTCCACCAGGCTCAGTGCTTGGCCAATCAGGTGCAGCTGTTCTACGGCACGCAGAGGGAGGAGACATACCGATTGGTCGAGACATTTAACCGCCAACCGGCAGACTTCAAACACATGTTGGTGATAGCGGAGCTGGAACAGAGCGGCTTGGGGTCGGCGGAGGCCTCCGGGGGATCGTAG